Genomic segment of Streptomyces sp. NA02950:
GTTGTGGCTGCTGGGTCTGGTCGGTGCTGCGGGCATCGGCGTGGGCGGATTGGGGTTCGCCGCATCGTTCGACGCGGTATCCGCGGCCGGGGCTCGGTGGGGGTTCCGGTATCCGTGGATGCTGCCCGTCGGCATCGACGCCGCGGTTCCGGTGTTCACCGTGGCCAACCTGCTGCTGATCCGGATGAACATGCCGCTCGCCTGGGTGCGGTTCGTGCCCTGGGTGCTGACGCTGGTCACCTGCTGGCTGAACATCGCGGCCGGACACTCGCTGTCGGCGAAGGTGGCGCACGGCACGATGCCGCTGCTGTGGGTGGTGCTCTCCGAGGTGGCCGCGCACGTCTACGCAGTGCGGATCGGCGCGGTGACCGGTCGCCGCATGGAGCGCATCCGGCGTTCCCGCTGGCTGCTCGCCCCGCTGTCGACGTTCGCTCTGTGGCGCCGCATGACCCTGTGGGAGATCACCTCCTATGCCGACGCCCTCGGCCGCGAGCGCGAACGGCAGCTCGCCCGCGCCGACCTCCGTGAGCGGCATGGGCGGCGGTGGCGCTCGAAGACCCCGCACCGGGAACGCGTGCTGCTCAGGCTCGGCGACCTCGCCCCCGCCAGCGAAGCCGAGCCGGACCCGGTGCCGGCACTTCCGACGGACGAGGCGCAGCCGCCCACGGCCGACGAGTCCGAAGCGAAGTCGAAGCCGCGACGGCGGCCGGGCAAGCCCGCGGCTAAGACCAGTCGGACGGCACGTGGCTTCGAGGAGCTGCTGAGGGAGGCGCGCACGGTCACGGCCGACTGGCCCGAGGAGCGGCTGAAGGCCGAACCCCTCCGCCAGGTGCTCCACTGCGGC
This window contains:
- a CDS encoding DUF2637 domain-containing protein, giving the protein MAAQTETGPVAAPQVPSLSRAELWLLGLVGAAGIGVGGLGFAASFDAVSAAGARWGFRYPWMLPVGIDAAVPVFTVANLLLIRMNMPLAWVRFVPWVLTLVTCWLNIAAGHSLSAKVAHGTMPLLWVVLSEVAAHVYAVRIGAVTGRRMERIRRSRWLLAPLSTFALWRRMTLWEITSYADALGRERERQLARADLRERHGRRWRSKTPHRERVLLRLGDLAPASEAEPDPVPALPTDEAQPPTADESEAKSKPRRRPGKPAAKTSRTARGFEELLREARTVTADWPEERLKAEPLRQVLHCGAQHARSLRDALKAERADDRPLHAVDEPEEDTGQTEGEAA